A DNA window from Comamonas sp. 26 contains the following coding sequences:
- a CDS encoding sterol desaturase family protein has product MMDFFSQHWTLAIDWVSLHAVTPVVNALNIAEAAGDPREVAAGILIALLQLFLIGGVMRPLESLLPAERWADRRHTTVDRNYTLLMLLGLFPLFSFLILMPIAHMLGGGPATEEASGLKAWIPWFEDHPYILFAVYYVIYDLTYYWMHRAQHVIPWWWAMHSMHHSQRQMSCWSNDRSNYLDGMLQSFVLATVGLVMGVEPSEFAMLGLLSELVQNFSHANVALRLGWVGKIGERLFVGPRFHRNHHMLRDAERPERHNCNFGQVLPWWDQLFGSALYHDEALRPTGVSDPEVDADNERGLIAMQWYTLRRFWGAVTCRAGWRLGDVSFGPGYRPIHDEDEAAAPDAESAKSGHKISF; this is encoded by the coding sequence ATGATGGATTTTTTCAGCCAGCACTGGACGCTGGCCATTGACTGGGTTTCCCTGCACGCGGTGACGCCCGTGGTCAATGCTCTGAACATTGCCGAGGCCGCCGGGGACCCGCGCGAGGTTGCGGCGGGCATCTTGATCGCGCTGCTGCAGCTGTTTCTGATCGGCGGCGTGATGCGCCCACTGGAAAGCCTTTTGCCAGCCGAGCGCTGGGCCGACCGGCGTCACACCACGGTGGACCGCAACTACACCCTGCTCATGCTGCTGGGCCTGTTTCCGCTGTTCAGCTTTCTGATCCTCATGCCAATAGCCCATATGCTGGGCGGCGGGCCAGCTACCGAAGAGGCCAGCGGCCTCAAGGCTTGGATACCGTGGTTTGAAGACCATCCCTACATTTTGTTTGCCGTGTACTACGTGATCTACGACCTCACGTACTACTGGATGCACCGCGCCCAGCACGTCATTCCCTGGTGGTGGGCCATGCATAGCATGCACCACAGCCAGCGCCAGATGAGCTGCTGGAGCAATGACCGCAGCAACTATCTGGACGGCATGCTGCAAAGCTTTGTCCTGGCCACCGTAGGCCTCGTCATGGGCGTTGAGCCATCCGAGTTCGCCATGCTGGGCCTGCTCAGTGAGTTGGTGCAGAACTTCTCGCACGCCAACGTCGCCCTGCGTCTGGGCTGGGTTGGCAAGATAGGCGAGCGGCTGTTTGTCGGCCCGCGCTTTCACCGCAACCACCATATGCTGCGCGATGCAGAGCGGCCCGAGCGCCACAACTGCAACTTTGGCCAGGTTCTGCCCTGGTGGGATCAGCTGTTTGGCAGCGCCCTGTATCACGACGAAGCATTGCGCCCCACCGGCGTGAGCGACCCCGAAGTCGATGCCGACAACGAGCGCGGCCTGATCGCCATGCAGTGGTACACGCTCAGGCGTTTCTGGGGCGCAGTCACCTGCCGCGCAGGCTGGCGGCTGGGTGATGTGTCTTTTGGCCCCGGCTACCGACCCATTCATGATGAGGATGAAGCCGCTGCGCCTGATGCTGAAAGCGCTAAAAGCGGCCACAAGATCAGCTTTTGA
- a CDS encoding inositol monophosphatase family protein — MSNSLHPMLNVAIKAARAAGALINRAALDVESVRVAQKQVNDFVTEVDQAAERVIIETLLNAYPQHSILAEESGEEHGAKNSDHVWIIDPLDGTTNFIHGFPVYCVSIALAYKGKVEHAVVYDPSRNDLFTATKGRGAYLNERRIRVSKRTQLRDCLISTGFPFRRGDNFKQYMLMLGEVMQRTAGVRRPGSAALDLAYVAAGFADGFFESGLSIWDVAAGSLLVSEAGGLVGNFTGEADFLEQKEILAAAPRIYGALIPVIGKFSKFASAGEKAAVRQAVKSDDFEVPADKSAETESKAAE; from the coding sequence ATGTCGAACTCCCTGCACCCCATGCTCAACGTGGCCATCAAGGCTGCTCGCGCCGCTGGCGCCCTCATCAACCGTGCCGCACTGGATGTGGAATCGGTGCGCGTTGCGCAAAAGCAGGTGAACGACTTTGTGACCGAGGTAGACCAAGCCGCCGAGCGCGTCATCATCGAGACGCTGCTGAACGCCTACCCCCAGCACTCCATCCTGGCCGAAGAGTCGGGTGAAGAGCACGGTGCCAAGAACTCTGACCACGTCTGGATCATCGATCCCCTGGACGGCACCACCAACTTCATCCACGGCTTCCCTGTGTACTGCGTCAGCATCGCTCTGGCTTACAAGGGCAAGGTCGAGCACGCCGTTGTGTATGACCCCAGCCGTAACGACCTGTTCACCGCCACCAAGGGCCGTGGTGCTTACCTGAACGAGCGCCGCATCCGCGTCTCCAAGCGCACTCAGCTGCGTGACTGCCTGATCTCCACCGGCTTCCCATTCCGCCGTGGCGACAACTTCAAGCAATACATGCTGATGCTGGGCGAAGTCATGCAACGCACTGCTGGCGTGCGCCGCCCCGGCTCTGCCGCTCTGGATCTGGCCTACGTGGCCGCCGGTTTTGCCGATGGTTTCTTTGAATCCGGCCTGTCCATCTGGGACGTGGCTGCAGGCTCGCTGCTGGTCAGCGAAGCCGGTGGTCTGGTTGGCAACTTCACCGGCGAAGCCGACTTCCTGGAACAAAAGGAAATCTTGGCCGCCGCTCCCCGCATCTATGGCGCACTGATCCCCGTGATTGGCAAGTTCAGCAAGTTCGCCTCTGCCGGTGAAAAGGCTGCCGTGCGCCAAGCCGTGAAGTCTGACGACTTCGAAGTGCCTGCTGACAAGAGCGCCGAAACCGAATCTAAAGCTGCTGAATAA
- a CDS encoding ABC transporter substrate-binding protein: protein MKPRSVSAATVFSPRTLTLALGCLLAAASAQAQDKIRIGFITDMSGLYSDVDGKGGALAVQMAVDDFGGKLLGKPIEVLTADHQNKADIAASKAREWFDTQGLNMLIGGTTSSAGLAMGKVADEKKKVYIINGAGTSALTNEQCSPYFVHYAYDTVALAKGTGKAVVELGGKNWFFLSADYAFGQALEADTTRVINASGGKVLGSVKHPLNTADFSSFLLQAQNSKAQILGLANAGGDTINAIKSAREFGLTKTMKLAGLLLFSSDIHSLGLKATEGLMFTDSWHWDLNPESRKFSDRFFAKFKKMPTSLQAANYSAAMQYLKLAEKLGTTDADKIMASFKATPLSDFYAKGVIRPDGRYAHDMHLLQVKSPAESKKAWDYFKVLKTLPGDQVFTTKEESKCALWK from the coding sequence ATGAAGCCTCGCTCTGTTTCCGCTGCCACCGTTTTCTCGCCACGCACCTTGACGCTGGCACTGGGCTGCCTGCTGGCCGCCGCAAGCGCTCAGGCGCAGGACAAGATTCGCATAGGCTTCATCACCGACATGTCCGGCCTCTACTCCGATGTAGACGGCAAGGGCGGCGCGTTGGCCGTGCAGATGGCGGTGGACGACTTTGGCGGCAAACTGCTGGGCAAGCCCATTGAAGTGCTGACGGCCGACCACCAGAACAAGGCCGATATTGCCGCCAGCAAGGCCCGCGAGTGGTTTGATACGCAGGGCCTGAATATGCTGATTGGCGGCACCACCTCCAGTGCCGGGCTGGCCATGGGCAAGGTGGCCGATGAGAAAAAGAAGGTCTACATCATCAACGGCGCGGGCACCTCAGCCCTGACCAATGAGCAATGCAGCCCCTACTTTGTGCACTACGCCTATGACACCGTGGCGCTGGCCAAGGGCACGGGCAAGGCCGTGGTGGAACTGGGCGGAAAGAACTGGTTCTTTTTGTCTGCGGACTACGCCTTTGGCCAGGCGCTGGAGGCCGATACCACCCGCGTCATCAACGCCTCAGGCGGCAAAGTGCTGGGCAGCGTCAAGCACCCGCTGAACACGGCCGATTTTTCATCCTTTCTGCTGCAGGCCCAGAACTCCAAGGCCCAGATTCTGGGTCTGGCCAATGCCGGCGGCGACACCATCAATGCCATCAAGTCAGCGCGTGAATTTGGCCTGACCAAGACCATGAAGCTGGCAGGCTTGCTGCTGTTCAGCTCCGACATTCACAGCCTGGGCCTGAAAGCCACCGAAGGACTGATGTTTACCGACAGCTGGCACTGGGACCTGAACCCCGAAAGCCGCAAGTTCTCGGATCGCTTCTTCGCCAAGTTCAAGAAAATGCCCACCTCGCTGCAGGCAGCCAACTACTCGGCCGCCATGCAATACCTGAAGCTGGCCGAAAAGCTGGGCACCACGGACGCCGACAAAATCATGGCCAGTTTCAAGGCCACGCCGCTGTCGGACTTCTATGCCAAGGGGGTGATCCGCCCCGATGGCCGCTATGCCCACGACATGCACCTGCTGCAGGTCAAGAGCCCGGCAGAGTCCAAAAAAGCCTGGGATTACTTCAAGGTGCTCAAGACTCTGCCCGGCGACCAGGTCTTCACCACCAAGGAAGAAAGCAAGTGCGCGCTGTGGAAGTAA
- the mutS gene encoding DNA mismatch repair protein MutS — translation MFQQYLPIKAQYPDTLVFYRMGDFYELFFGDAEKVTRLLDITLTSRGQTAGQPIPMAGVPFHALENYLGRLIKMGESAAICEQVGEIGLGKGPVERKVVRVVTPGTLTDSELLSDKSEAMLVAVHTAGRQRCGLAWMAVTQGRIHMAECSADELGAWLSRISPSEVIYSAGVTERFEQNLLAIKHSSAIACPLSPRPDWQFDSGLGERKLLELLGAASLKAWEAEDMPLAHAASAALLSYAEHTQGRNLTHIHAIQVQRDDELIALPLATRRNLELIKTLRGEDSPTVFSLLDTCMTGMGSRLLKTWLLEPERNRKSAMQRLEAIGVLRGTGAGMTPWQALHAELKGVSDVERITARIALRQVRPRELVGLSKTLQKSQLLAQSGKAPSAYLTQIFTDLIPPQGCAELLASAIMEEPAALVRDGGVIAAGFDAELDELRAIQNNCDEFLLELESKEKLLTGIPNLRVQFNKVHGFYIEITNSYKDAVPERYRRRQTLKNAERYITPELKAFEDKALSAQERALQREKFLFEQVLDQLQPHVPQLTRVAQAIAALDVLCTLAERSLTLNWAEPQFVSQPCIEIEAGRHPVVEARMAETSSGSFIANHTRMNLNTRMQIITGPNMGGKSTYMRQVALITLLASMGSYVPAASCRLGPIDAIHTRIGAADDLANAQSTFMMEMTEAAQILHSATPHSLVLMDEIGRGTSTFDGLALASGIATQLHDKTKAFTLFATHYFELTELPAKAKAAVNVHVGAAESGSDIVFLHEIQAGPASRSYGIQVAKLAGMPAGVLNHARHALEALESQAGENDMQVNLFDAPELVDDISAPSRLQQALAAINPDVLSPREALEALYQLKNISVA, via the coding sequence ATGTTCCAGCAATATCTCCCCATCAAGGCGCAGTACCCCGACACGCTGGTTTTCTACCGCATGGGGGACTTTTACGAGCTGTTCTTTGGCGATGCCGAAAAAGTTACGCGCCTGCTCGACATCACGCTGACCTCGCGCGGCCAGACCGCAGGTCAGCCGATTCCCATGGCGGGCGTGCCGTTTCATGCGCTGGAAAACTATCTGGGCCGCCTCATCAAAATGGGCGAATCGGCGGCGATTTGCGAGCAGGTCGGCGAAATTGGCCTGGGCAAAGGTCCGGTGGAGCGCAAGGTAGTGCGCGTAGTCACGCCCGGCACGCTGACGGACAGCGAGCTGCTTTCCGACAAAAGCGAAGCCATGCTGGTCGCCGTGCACACCGCAGGCCGTCAGCGCTGCGGCCTGGCCTGGATGGCCGTGACACAGGGCCGCATCCACATGGCCGAATGTTCGGCCGATGAGCTGGGCGCATGGCTGTCTCGCATCAGCCCCAGTGAAGTCATTTACAGCGCCGGTGTGACTGAGCGCTTTGAGCAAAACCTGCTGGCCATCAAGCACAGCAGCGCCATTGCCTGCCCGCTATCGCCCCGCCCCGACTGGCAATTTGACTCCGGCCTGGGCGAGCGCAAGCTGCTGGAGCTGTTGGGTGCCGCCAGCCTCAAAGCCTGGGAGGCCGAAGACATGCCACTGGCCCATGCGGCCAGCGCTGCCCTGCTCTCGTATGCCGAGCACACGCAGGGTCGTAACCTCACCCATATCCACGCCATTCAGGTTCAGCGCGACGATGAGCTGATCGCCCTGCCGCTGGCCACGCGCCGCAATCTGGAGCTGATCAAGACGCTGCGTGGCGAGGACTCGCCCACGGTGTTTTCGCTGCTCGACACCTGCATGACCGGCATGGGCAGCCGCTTGCTCAAAACCTGGCTGCTGGAGCCAGAGCGCAACCGCAAGAGCGCCATGCAGCGCCTTGAAGCCATTGGTGTGTTGCGCGGCACGGGCGCAGGCATGACACCCTGGCAAGCCCTGCACGCCGAGCTGAAAGGTGTGAGCGATGTGGAGCGTATTACCGCCCGCATTGCCTTGCGCCAGGTACGCCCGCGCGAGCTGGTAGGCCTGTCCAAAACGCTACAAAAATCGCAGCTGCTTGCGCAATCAGGAAAAGCGCCATCGGCCTATTTGACTCAGATTTTCACCGATCTGATTCCGCCCCAGGGCTGCGCCGAGCTACTGGCAAGCGCCATCATGGAAGAGCCCGCTGCACTGGTGCGCGATGGCGGCGTGATTGCCGCCGGTTTTGATGCCGAGCTCGATGAGCTGCGCGCCATTCAGAACAACTGCGACGAGTTTCTGCTGGAGCTGGAGTCCAAGGAAAAGCTGCTGACCGGCATTCCCAACCTGCGCGTGCAGTTCAACAAGGTGCACGGCTTCTACATCGAGATTACCAACAGCTACAAAGATGCGGTGCCCGAGCGCTACCGCCGTCGCCAGACGCTGAAAAATGCCGAACGCTACATCACGCCAGAGCTAAAGGCCTTTGAGGACAAAGCACTGTCCGCACAAGAGCGTGCATTGCAGCGCGAGAAATTCCTGTTCGAGCAGGTGCTCGATCAGCTTCAGCCCCATGTGCCACAACTTACCCGTGTGGCGCAGGCCATCGCCGCGCTGGATGTGCTGTGCACGCTGGCCGAGCGCTCGCTGACGCTGAACTGGGCCGAGCCGCAATTCGTCAGCCAGCCCTGCATAGAGATCGAAGCCGGTCGCCACCCCGTGGTGGAAGCGCGCATGGCCGAGACATCGAGCGGCAGCTTCATCGCGAACCACACGCGCATGAACCTCAACACGCGCATGCAGATCATTACCGGCCCGAATATGGGTGGTAAATCGACCTATATGCGCCAGGTGGCCCTGATCACGCTGCTGGCCAGCATGGGCAGCTATGTACCCGCTGCCAGCTGCCGCCTTGGCCCCATTGATGCCATCCACACCCGCATCGGCGCGGCCGATGATCTGGCCAATGCCCAGTCCACCTTCATGATGGAGATGACCGAGGCCGCGCAGATTCTGCATTCGGCCACACCGCATTCACTGGTGCTGATGGATGAAATCGGCCGTGGCACCAGCACCTTTGACGGTCTGGCGCTTGCCAGCGGTATTGCCACGCAGCTGCATGACAAAACCAAGGCCTTCACGCTGTTTGCGACCCACTACTTTGAGCTGACCGAGCTGCCCGCCAAGGCCAAAGCCGCCGTCAACGTGCATGTGGGTGCAGCTGAATCAGGCAGCGATATCGTGTTTCTGCACGAGATTCAGGCCGGCCCCGCCAGCCGCAGCTACGGTATTCAGGTCGCCAAACTGGCGGGCATGCCCGCAGGCGTGCTCAACCACGCCCGCCATGCGCTGGAGGCTCTGGAGTCGCAGGCCGGTGAAAACGACATGCAGGTCAACCTGTTTGATGCGCCCGAGCTGGTAGACGATATTTCCGCCCCCAGCCGATTGCAGCAAGCGCTTGCTGCTATCAATCCTGATGTATTGAGCCCCCGCGAAGCGCTGGAAGCGCTGTACCAGCTCAAAAACATCAGCGTGGCATAA
- the cysE gene encoding serine O-acetyltransferase, with the protein MLDRLRSDIQCILDRDPAARSTWEVITCYPGLHAIWLQRPAHWCWTHGFKWLGRFISHMGRWFTGIEIHPGAVIGKEVFIDHGMGVVIGETAVVGDGCTIYHGVTLGGTSLYKGAKRHPTLGKNVVVSAGAKVLGGFEVGDGAKIGSNAVVIKPVPAGATAVGIPARIIASKSGQSADVTEHEAAPKVVAQPAGVIDEDCGKSGFSAYGVTTEVDPVAQAMRSLSEGASSHEKQIALLWAAIEKLSIQGQVKDCMPCESERPEAFQKEKIDQILGK; encoded by the coding sequence ATGCTTGATCGCCTGCGCTCCGACATCCAGTGCATCCTCGACCGCGACCCTGCGGCTCGCAGTACCTGGGAGGTCATCACCTGTTACCCCGGACTGCACGCTATCTGGCTGCAGCGCCCGGCGCACTGGTGCTGGACGCATGGCTTCAAATGGCTGGGCCGCTTCATCTCGCACATGGGCCGCTGGTTCACCGGCATTGAAATTCACCCCGGCGCTGTCATCGGCAAAGAGGTCTTCATCGACCACGGCATGGGCGTTGTGATTGGCGAGACGGCTGTGGTGGGCGACGGCTGCACCATCTATCACGGCGTAACGCTGGGCGGTACATCGCTGTACAAGGGGGCCAAGCGCCACCCCACGCTGGGCAAGAACGTGGTGGTCAGCGCCGGTGCCAAGGTGCTGGGCGGCTTTGAAGTGGGCGATGGCGCCAAGATCGGCAGCAACGCCGTGGTCATCAAGCCCGTGCCTGCGGGAGCGACTGCCGTGGGCATTCCTGCACGCATCATTGCCAGCAAGAGCGGTCAGAGCGCCGATGTGACGGAGCACGAGGCCGCCCCCAAGGTGGTTGCGCAGCCAGCGGGTGTGATTGATGAAGACTGCGGCAAGAGCGGCTTCAGCGCCTATGGTGTGACCACGGAAGTGGACCCTGTGGCGCAGGCCATGCGCTCCCTGTCTGAAGGCGCATCAAGCCATGAAAAGCAGATTGCGCTGCTGTGGGCCGCGATAGAAAAGCTGTCGATTCAAGGTCAGGTCAAGGACTGCATGCCCTGCGAGTCCGAACGGCCCGAGGCCTTCCAGAAAGAAAAGATCGACCAGATTTTGGGTAAATAA
- a CDS encoding RNA methyltransferase: MKTRFVLIETSHAGNVGAAARALKTMGFDDLVLVRPRYKNVLRKEETIQRASGALDVLDKARIVDTLEEALDGISHMCATAMTPRDFGPPTRTPREHFELLLKGELDVRSAPAVDGDLTDNAVTPGAACNQKGVAFLFGCERFGMSNDDVYRCDVALTIPSNPQFGSLNLASAIQVVAYDWRAALGGFQVEEHTPEVNRADMAQVQGMLSHLEQALAHVGFLDPAAPKKLMPRLNQLFNRAQLTQEEIHILRGVAKAMLKCEPPTR; encoded by the coding sequence ATGAAAACCCGATTCGTACTGATTGAAACCAGCCACGCTGGCAATGTGGGCGCTGCTGCCCGCGCGCTCAAGACCATGGGCTTTGACGACCTGGTGCTGGTGCGCCCGCGCTACAAGAATGTGCTGCGCAAGGAAGAAACCATTCAGCGTGCCAGCGGCGCACTGGATGTGCTGGACAAGGCCCGCATTGTCGACACGCTGGAAGAAGCGCTGGACGGCATCAGCCATATGTGCGCCACGGCCATGACGCCGCGCGACTTTGGCCCGCCCACCCGCACGCCGCGCGAGCATTTTGAGCTGCTACTGAAAGGTGAGCTTGATGTGCGCTCTGCACCAGCGGTAGATGGCGATTTGACGGATAACGCAGTCACCCCTGGCGCTGCCTGTAACCAGAAGGGTGTGGCCTTTTTGTTTGGCTGTGAGCGCTTTGGCATGAGCAACGACGATGTGTACCGCTGCGATGTGGCGCTGACCATTCCGTCCAATCCGCAGTTTGGCTCGCTCAATCTGGCGTCGGCGATTCAAGTCGTTGCCTATGACTGGCGCGCGGCGCTGGGCGGCTTCCAGGTCGAAGAGCACACGCCCGAGGTCAACCGTGCCGACATGGCTCAGGTCCAGGGCATGCTCAGCCACCTTGAGCAGGCGCTGGCCCATGTCGGCTTTCTGGACCCGGCAGCGCCCAAAAAGCTCATGCCCCGGCTTAACCAGCTTTTCAACCGCGCGCAGCTGACGCAGGAAGAAATCCATATTCTTCGCGGTGTTGCCAAAGCCATGCTGAAGTGCGAGCCGCCAACCCGCTAG
- a CDS encoding nitroreductase, translating to MNIEQALQQRRSVRAFTPQTVPGEVVRTLLETASQAPSGGNMQPWRVTAVGGQALKDLSARAKVTEPVQRPGLSYPPGLWEPYRSRRFENGEELYQALNIGREDKGARLAQLAKNGEMFGAPVGIFIAVEERLGYAQWVDLGIYLQSFMLLAAEKGLASCAQGFWRMYNDMLIEQLALPGGYQIAFGIALGYEDTSAPINQWRSSRATSGEWLALQGLD from the coding sequence ATGAACATCGAACAAGCCTTGCAGCAACGCCGCTCCGTGCGTGCTTTCACACCCCAGACTGTCCCCGGCGAAGTGGTGCGAACCCTGCTGGAAACTGCATCTCAGGCCCCTTCCGGTGGCAATATGCAGCCTTGGCGCGTGACGGCGGTGGGCGGTCAAGCTCTCAAGGACTTGAGTGCCAGGGCCAAGGTGACTGAGCCCGTGCAGCGCCCTGGTCTGTCCTACCCACCCGGACTGTGGGAGCCCTACCGCAGCCGCCGTTTTGAAAACGGCGAAGAGCTGTACCAGGCCCTGAACATCGGCCGCGAAGACAAGGGCGCTCGCCTTGCGCAATTGGCCAAAAATGGCGAGATGTTTGGCGCCCCCGTAGGCATCTTTATTGCTGTGGAAGAGCGCTTGGGCTATGCGCAGTGGGTGGATCTGGGCATTTACCTGCAATCCTTCATGCTGCTGGCGGCCGAGAAGGGGCTGGCTAGCTGCGCACAGGGCTTCTGGCGCATGTACAACGACATGCTGATTGAGCAACTGGCGCTGCCGGGCGGCTACCAGATCGCTTTTGGTATTGCGCTGGGCTACGAAGATACGAGCGCGCCCATCAACCAGTGGCGATCGAGCCGGGCGACCAGCGGTGAGTGGCTGGCGCTGCAGGGGCTGGATTAA